Proteins from one Niallia circulans genomic window:
- a CDS encoding GNAT family N-acetyltransferase, with protein MKYQQITVIPFQTEHISNINKTNERFPIIGRLVPSLLNGVWSFQEELYEQIRYTTFPDDTLPWHEYIEKEDKAIFLAFLNGEYVGQIRLIKDWNKFCYIENIAVCEKFRQNGVGNILFTKAEEWALSGGLGGISLEAQDDNLLACRFYLKQGMELGGVDSLKHAFNPNIDKTLYWYKVF; from the coding sequence ATGAAATACCAGCAGATTACTGTTATTCCATTCCAAACAGAGCATATCAGCAATATTAATAAAACAAATGAACGCTTTCCAATAATCGGACGACTAGTCCCTTCCCTTTTAAATGGGGTTTGGTCTTTTCAAGAAGAGTTGTATGAGCAGATAAGATATACTACATTCCCTGATGATACGCTTCCATGGCATGAGTATATCGAAAAAGAAGATAAAGCTATTTTTCTAGCCTTTCTTAATGGCGAATATGTTGGCCAAATCAGGCTAATTAAGGATTGGAATAAATTCTGCTATATTGAAAATATAGCAGTATGTGAGAAATTCAGACAAAATGGGGTCGGTAACATTCTTTTTACAAAAGCTGAAGAGTGGGCATTATCCGGAGGATTGGGGGGGATTTCTCTTGAAGCACAGGATGATAATCTTCTTGCCTGCAGATTTTATTTAAAACAAGGAATGGAGCTCGGCGGTGTTGATTCACTTAAACATGCTTTCAATCCTAATATCGATAAAACACTGTATTGGTATAAAGTATTTTAA
- a CDS encoding diguanylate cyclase, whose product MKIFSQNRLLVLFLLVAVLLTPAQKALAGQPISIGNSLDEINITNKTSIYIDYYDKINPKSILGKQKEFKPFGETDASGSISTASYWINVPLTNSSSSEKELLLEIKKPHLSSVTLYREVAGKLIEEDTIGYSLPFDVRQIKHKNLLFPIKLKADAEQDYFLKIKTETFFQAPIVLWDPIAFSTNNYLSQTGNGIYYGVMIAMIIYNCFLFFSLREKTYLYYILFVIGFTVMQLIWDGYAFQFLWGDFPWWALRSNSFFIIFSSIFALQFTKHFLQLNIVAPLLNKLINWVVAVAVVSLLSPFMVAPSIATMISTVIATVFVGFIIAIAITVRATSREAVYFLAAWGLLVLGVIVNLLAAYKLVPLYAVIQNGPKIGALAEVFILSLGLADKIKRINLEKEKESKKYYIQSLLHNSYKRMEEIEDTPALIESGLKTLQEATNFPNGVFLEHGQDGWNISVQHGQTIDANQLTVAEELMNKPQFLANIHNNPFGIQNDIHSLLTIPVKVAKKEGLFVVFDENQGKLQNFEAKIITDSFADQFPRLLTKLENYQNLKVSAMFDHLTNLYNRKYFFEQITELFQITNSFHDQSSLFLIDIDHFKSVNDTYGHMIGDKAIVFAANIIHKVCHTSGIVGRYGGEEFIVFLPNTSQQQALLLAKRLVAEMQQEELQLENNSSLALTISVGFSTSKPGKSNLHQLILHADNALYQAKEQGRNRAVAYQEKVRSQVY is encoded by the coding sequence ATGAAAATATTCTCTCAGAATCGTCTTTTGGTTCTTTTTTTATTAGTAGCTGTATTGTTGACACCTGCCCAAAAGGCATTAGCGGGACAACCAATCAGCATAGGGAACAGCTTGGACGAGATTAACATTACAAATAAGACATCCATCTATATTGATTATTACGATAAAATAAATCCAAAAAGTATTCTAGGTAAGCAAAAGGAGTTTAAGCCTTTTGGTGAAACAGACGCTTCTGGTAGCATCAGTACTGCAAGCTACTGGATAAACGTCCCTCTAACCAATTCTTCTTCAAGTGAAAAGGAACTTTTGCTTGAAATTAAAAAGCCTCATTTAAGCTCTGTTACCTTGTATAGAGAAGTAGCCGGTAAGCTTATAGAAGAGGATACAATTGGATATAGCCTGCCATTTGACGTTAGACAAATAAAACATAAGAATTTGCTTTTTCCAATTAAACTTAAGGCAGATGCCGAACAAGATTATTTTCTGAAAATAAAGACAGAAACATTTTTTCAAGCACCAATAGTCCTTTGGGACCCCATAGCCTTTTCAACAAATAACTATCTCAGCCAAACTGGCAATGGTATTTATTATGGAGTCATGATTGCAATGATTATTTACAATTGCTTTTTGTTCTTTTCTTTGCGAGAAAAAACGTACTTATATTATATTCTCTTTGTAATCGGCTTTACGGTCATGCAGTTAATTTGGGATGGATATGCATTCCAATTTCTCTGGGGGGATTTTCCTTGGTGGGCGTTAAGGTCAAATTCGTTCTTTATCATCTTCTCTTCTATATTTGCTTTACAATTTACAAAGCATTTTTTGCAGCTCAACATAGTAGCTCCACTACTTAATAAACTGATTAATTGGGTTGTTGCTGTTGCAGTTGTATCGCTTTTGTCACCATTTATGGTTGCACCTTCTATCGCAACGATGATCAGTACGGTCATTGCAACAGTGTTTGTTGGATTTATTATTGCTATAGCAATCACAGTTAGAGCCACCTCAAGGGAAGCCGTCTATTTCTTAGCAGCATGGGGCTTGTTGGTATTGGGTGTTATCGTTAACTTACTTGCTGCCTATAAGCTTGTACCGCTTTATGCTGTGATACAAAATGGACCAAAAATCGGGGCACTTGCAGAAGTGTTTATCTTATCGCTTGGGCTTGCAGACAAAATTAAAAGGATTAATCTGGAAAAGGAAAAGGAGTCGAAAAAATACTATATCCAATCTCTTCTTCATAATTCCTATAAAAGGATGGAGGAAATAGAAGACACACCTGCTTTAATTGAAAGTGGTTTAAAAACATTGCAGGAGGCAACTAACTTTCCTAATGGGGTGTTTTTGGAGCATGGGCAAGACGGCTGGAACATTTCGGTACAACATGGGCAAACCATTGATGCTAACCAGCTAACTGTTGCAGAAGAGCTTATGAATAAACCACAGTTCTTGGCAAATATTCATAATAATCCATTCGGTATACAAAATGACATTCATTCGTTACTTACTATTCCAGTTAAAGTTGCTAAAAAGGAAGGACTATTCGTTGTTTTTGATGAAAATCAGGGGAAGCTGCAAAATTTTGAAGCGAAAATTATTACAGATTCCTTTGCAGATCAATTCCCGCGCCTATTAACGAAGCTGGAAAACTATCAAAATTTAAAGGTTTCAGCTATGTTTGATCACTTAACAAATTTGTATAATCGAAAGTATTTCTTTGAACAAATAACTGAGCTTTTCCAAATTACAAACAGTTTTCACGACCAGTCTTCCCTATTTTTAATTGATATTGATCATTTCAAAAGTGTCAATGACACATATGGCCATATGATCGGTGATAAGGCGATTGTTTTTGCAGCAAACATCATTCACAAAGTTTGTCATACTAGCGGGATTGTTGGCCGTTATGGAGGTGAGGAATTTATCGTGTTTCTCCCTAATACTTCCCAGCAACAAGCCTTGCTGCTTGCGAAACGACTTGTTGCTGAAATGCAGCAGGAAGAGTTACAGCTAGAAAATAATAGCAGCCTGGCACTTACAATCAGTGTTGGCTTTAGTACAAGTAAACCGGGTAAATCAAATTTGCATCAGCTCATCTTACATGCTGATAATGCTTTATATCAAGCTAAAGAACAGGGTCGAAATCGGGCTGTTGCCTATCAGGAAAAAGTGAGAAGCCAAGTCTATTAA
- a CDS encoding Gfo/Idh/MocA family protein yields the protein MVNHKIVVAGCGGMSHTWIEYALQRKNAEIVGLVDLQIESAAALANKFQLDVPVFSDITEAIKNTGANLVFDITIPAAHPTIVSAALKLNCHVFGEKPMAETLDAAKDLVLASELSGKRYTVMQNRRYNRQIRAYQELLQSGVIGQVGSLHASFFLGPHFGGFRDIMDNPLIVDMAIHTFDQARFLLQANPVSVYCHEYNPKGSWYKGNASAICIFEMDDGSVFTYNGSWCAEGLHTSWESDWRATGSIGSAAWDGINNPYAETIDPSNEAGFLFPVKKQIFAGSWNGQEGHWGCLDEMFASVEANRNAETDCRDNLKSMMMVFGAVESAKKGEKVYF from the coding sequence TTGGTTAATCATAAAATTGTCGTTGCCGGCTGTGGAGGAATGTCTCATACTTGGATTGAATATGCCTTACAGCGTAAAAACGCTGAGATTGTTGGACTCGTAGATTTACAAATAGAATCTGCAGCAGCATTAGCCAATAAATTTCAACTGGATGTGCCTGTGTTTTCAGATATAACAGAGGCCATAAAAAATACTGGCGCAAATTTAGTGTTTGATATCACCATTCCAGCAGCCCATCCAACGATTGTATCTGCTGCATTAAAGCTTAACTGTCATGTGTTTGGCGAAAAACCGATGGCAGAAACACTCGACGCAGCGAAAGACTTAGTCCTTGCATCCGAACTATCTGGTAAAAGATACACGGTAATGCAAAATAGACGGTATAACAGACAAATACGAGCCTATCAGGAGCTGCTCCAATCCGGGGTAATCGGGCAGGTTGGCTCCCTTCATGCTAGCTTTTTTCTTGGTCCCCATTTTGGCGGCTTTCGGGACATCATGGATAATCCGTTAATTGTCGATATGGCCATACATACTTTTGACCAAGCACGGTTTCTTCTTCAGGCTAATCCAGTGTCCGTCTATTGCCATGAATATAATCCAAAAGGCTCCTGGTATAAAGGCAACGCATCAGCTATTTGTATTTTTGAAATGGATGACGGCTCGGTATTTACGTATAACGGTTCTTGGTGTGCAGAAGGTCTTCACACCTCCTGGGAATCTGATTGGCGTGCAACCGGAAGCATAGGGAGCGCCGCTTGGGATGGTATAAACAACCCATATGCTGAAACAATAGATCCTTCTAATGAGGCTGGTTTTCTTTTCCCAGTCAAAAAGCAAATTTTTGCAGGAAGCTGGAACGGTCAAGAAGGTCATTGGGGCTGCCTTGATGAAATGTTTGCATCAGTTGAAGCAAATAGAAATGCAGAAACGGACTGCAGAGATAATTTAAAAAGCATGATGATGGTTTTTGGAGCTGTTGAGAGTGCCAAAAAAGGAGAAAAAGTTTATTTTTAA
- a CDS encoding GNAT family N-acetyltransferase — MNEKTEEVQFQRNNATFYIRAAKPKDAQSLSVLRLQIDGETENLDREKGEGYLDGQAFLKVIEKDIHAKNNLFLVAETKGKLVGFSRCEGSDLKRMSHKAEFGVCVLKDYWGYGIGSLFLKKSIHWAECIGLKKLSLHVLEINQNAIRLYKKHGFEVEGVLKNDKLLADGCFYNTVVMARHA; from the coding sequence ATGAATGAAAAAACAGAGGAAGTGCAATTTCAAAGAAATAACGCAACCTTTTACATACGAGCAGCTAAACCAAAAGATGCTCAAAGCCTATCGGTCTTGAGGCTGCAAATTGATGGGGAAACAGAAAATCTGGACAGGGAAAAAGGCGAAGGTTATTTAGACGGGCAAGCTTTCTTAAAGGTGATTGAGAAAGATATCCATGCTAAAAACAATTTGTTTTTAGTGGCAGAAACAAAAGGAAAGCTTGTTGGCTTTTCAAGATGCGAAGGCAGCGATCTCAAGCGAATGTCTCATAAGGCGGAATTTGGTGTTTGTGTTTTAAAGGATTATTGGGGATACGGAATTGGCAGTCTGTTTCTTAAGAAGTCCATCCATTGGGCGGAATGTATAGGCTTGAAAAAGCTTTCCTTACATGTTCTTGAAATAAATCAAAATGCGATTCGTTTGTATAAAAAACATGGCTTTGAAGTAGAAGGTGTATTAAAAAACGATAAGTTGCTTGCGGATGGCTGTTTTTACAATACGGTTGTCATGGCAAGACATGCTTAA
- a CDS encoding NUDIX domain-containing protein → MEEIFGEKRTDSQYRYRKGVYAVILLEGKVMTVLNSHGHYFLPGGGVEMGESNQESLTREVLEETGYIVEKAEYIGNAGNYFTSFQNKPIYNDGYFYRTSIGKQAQNPTETEYSMKWINVKDSQSLLFHAHHVWAIKKAVQKMM, encoded by the coding sequence TTGGAAGAAATATTCGGGGAAAAAAGAACGGACAGCCAATATCGCTATCGAAAAGGTGTATATGCAGTAATTCTGTTAGAAGGAAAGGTTATGACAGTGTTAAACTCTCATGGTCATTATTTTTTGCCTGGGGGAGGCGTTGAAATGGGAGAATCTAATCAAGAGAGCCTTACAAGAGAAGTGCTTGAGGAAACCGGATATATAGTTGAAAAAGCGGAGTACATTGGCAATGCAGGCAACTACTTTACTTCCTTTCAAAATAAACCAATTTATAATGATGGCTACTTCTACAGAACATCAATAGGGAAACAAGCGCAAAATCCGACGGAAACTGAATATAGTATGAAATGGATTAATGTGAAAGATAGTCAGTCACTGTTGTTTCATGCACACCATGTCTGGGCAATAAAAAAAGCCGTACAGAAAATGATGTAG
- a CDS encoding DUF3231 family protein, whose product MNSDKLTSVEFGALWTTYHKKTMILRILEHLIQHAEDHKAKTLMSGLYEKLEKKVIEMEIIMEKAGAAKPAGFTKEDFHENAQALFTNGFDIMFCRILKEISMGMYVLHTTISYRAEIINFYRELTEITHLYYHHFTDYLLKNGFSKLPTTIKLPSSIDFITDTSYMKGTNLLGQKRQLNTVEYGLLYHSVETNLFGMQLMKAFAQCSKDKEAKQYFTKGQQISEEILQGTEKILLENNIPSPTMPGGVLTSSVDAPFSERLMLYCTYLLGGFSIGGQGFSSAFTLRNDIIAKSAIFAKDAFEYTLEGAKLMMEKGWMEEPPKMEL is encoded by the coding sequence ATGAATAGTGATAAATTAACCTCTGTAGAATTTGGTGCATTATGGACAACTTATCATAAAAAAACAATGATACTACGAATTTTAGAGCATCTAATTCAACACGCAGAAGATCATAAAGCAAAGACATTAATGAGTGGATTATATGAAAAGCTTGAAAAAAAAGTTATTGAAATGGAAATTATCATGGAAAAGGCTGGAGCAGCTAAACCAGCTGGCTTTACTAAGGAAGACTTTCATGAGAATGCTCAAGCATTATTTACAAACGGTTTTGATATCATGTTCTGCCGTATTTTAAAGGAAATAAGCATGGGGATGTATGTCCTTCATACGACGATTTCTTACCGAGCAGAAATTATTAACTTTTATCGCGAACTGACTGAGATTACTCATTTATATTATCACCATTTTACCGATTATTTACTTAAAAACGGTTTCTCTAAGCTGCCGACGACAATAAAGCTGCCGAGCTCCATTGATTTCATCACAGATACATCGTATATGAAAGGAACCAATCTTCTTGGCCAAAAAAGGCAATTAAATACGGTGGAATATGGACTCCTTTATCATTCTGTTGAAACAAATCTTTTCGGCATGCAGCTGATGAAGGCATTTGCACAATGCTCGAAGGATAAAGAGGCAAAGCAATATTTCACTAAGGGACAGCAAATTTCAGAGGAAATATTGCAAGGAACGGAGAAAATACTATTAGAGAACAATATTCCCTCTCCAACAATGCCTGGAGGTGTGCTGACTTCCTCGGTTGATGCCCCTTTCTCAGAACGATTAATGCTATATTGTACATATTTGTTAGGAGGCTTCAGCATCGGCGGACAAGGTTTCAGCTCGGCTTTTACATTGCGAAATGATATTATTGCAAAATCAGCCATTTTTGCGAAAGATGCCTTTGAATATACATTAGAAGGAGCTAAGCTAATGATGGAAAAGGGCTGGATGGAGGAACCCCCAAAAATGGAACTTTGA
- a CDS encoding DUF4272 domain-containing protein, whose protein sequence is MTSQKLRKTRSEQELIRINVPVNEHLPYVEAEPDVLIRSKVEIINRIIPLTITAAKALEAPDEYLAEAVEDYQANKLFTNEERQFMESEITNEQAKINFSWKLESIWVLLWSVGLVPELNSPDKTCDVDLLLDVVLNSSRDDLLNKATVKEKSIILDELDFIYRAHWAVRNAQLHGTDIPAALDEGVVYERHYAFNWLVHYMDQEWEEISTDT, encoded by the coding sequence ATGACGAGCCAAAAGCTGCGTAAAACGAGGTCAGAACAGGAATTAATACGTATAAATGTGCCGGTAAACGAACACTTACCATATGTAGAGGCTGAACCAGATGTACTTATTCGTTCCAAGGTGGAAATTATTAACCGAATAATCCCTTTAACGATAACTGCTGCTAAAGCACTCGAAGCACCTGATGAGTATTTGGCAGAAGCGGTTGAGGACTATCAAGCAAATAAGCTTTTTACGAATGAAGAACGGCAATTCATGGAGTCTGAAATCACAAATGAGCAGGCCAAAATTAATTTTTCATGGAAATTAGAAAGTATATGGGTGCTATTATGGTCTGTAGGTCTTGTCCCCGAATTAAATTCTCCTGATAAAACATGTGATGTTGATCTGTTGTTAGATGTTGTTCTGAACAGTTCGAGGGATGACCTACTAAACAAGGCTACTGTTAAAGAAAAAAGCATCATTCTCGATGAATTAGACTTTATATATCGTGCTCATTGGGCTGTCCGTAATGCTCAACTGCATGGTACTGACATTCCTGCTGCATTAGATGAAGGGGTTGTATATGAAAGGCATTATGCTTTTAATTGGCTTGTGCACTATATGGATCAGGAATGGGAAGAAATAAGTACGGATACTTAA
- a CDS encoding DMT family transporter yields the protein MLKGYMYNTASILMMGVGPLIAKFGLQTISASTAAFINACTIIFACYIWGHLLKRPVRFYVSKDMTILSCCNVMGVLLMYVSLSLLSPVQIGFLGRFYTVFAVLLSFFMLKENISKIEWLLVLIAVGGTFLFIAPKDSGSLSILGIICAIMYTFFFALSNVLVKQRMEKGIHSNSILFTNSMWTGALLGIYMLVFPSSWHVTQSGVSFTAIASLMTGFLGTLFLYEALKRIRFSIANIMRASSPVLLAFVSYPFFPVELTLLNIIGAAILLASIMLIGIVDFKGRRVDKGLQ from the coding sequence TTGCTGAAAGGATATATGTATAATACTGCCTCCATATTAATGATGGGTGTTGGGCCGTTGATTGCTAAGTTTGGTCTGCAGACTATATCTGCGAGCACTGCCGCTTTCATTAATGCCTGCACAATCATTTTTGCCTGCTATATTTGGGGACATTTGCTAAAGCGTCCTGTCAGATTTTATGTGTCAAAGGATATGACTATTTTGTCTTGCTGTAATGTAATGGGTGTATTACTTATGTATGTTAGTTTAAGTTTACTTTCTCCTGTTCAAATCGGTTTTTTAGGTAGGTTTTATACCGTGTTTGCCGTGCTGTTATCGTTCTTTATGTTGAAAGAAAATATTTCAAAAATCGAGTGGTTGCTTGTTCTGATTGCAGTTGGCGGCACCTTTTTGTTTATTGCACCGAAGGACAGTGGCAGCTTATCCATTCTAGGTATCATTTGTGCCATCATGTACACCTTCTTTTTTGCGTTAAGCAATGTATTAGTGAAACAACGCATGGAAAAAGGCATCCATTCCAATTCAATTCTTTTCACAAATAGTATGTGGACAGGGGCTTTACTTGGAATTTATATGCTGGTTTTCCCGTCAAGCTGGCATGTAACGCAAAGTGGTGTTTCGTTTACAGCAATTGCTTCCCTTATGACAGGTTTCTTAGGAACATTGTTTCTGTATGAAGCATTGAAACGAATTAGATTTTCCATAGCCAACATTATGAGAGCCTCAAGCCCAGTTTTGCTCGCATTTGTCTCCTACCCGTTTTTTCCAGTTGAATTGACACTCTTAAACATCATTGGTGCAGCCATTCTTTTGGCATCGATTATGCTGATTGGCATTGTCGATTTTAAAGGGCGAAGAGTGGATAAAGGACTACAATAA